The genomic window CACCGCCGCAATCGCGTCGCACAGTCGCGGCAGGTTGTCTTCGGTCATGCCGGCCACGTTGATGCGACCGCTGCCGACGATGTACACGCTGTGTTGGCTGCGCAGTTCGTCGACTTGCATCGGGTTCAGGCCACTGAACGAAAACATGCCGTTTTGGTTTAGCAGAAACTGGAAGTCGCGGTCTACGCCGGTCGCTCGCATGCGTTCGACAAACTGTTGCCGCATGGTCGCGATGCGTTGCCGCATTTGAGCCAGTTCGTCGTGCCACTGGCTGGTCAGTTCCGCATCGCCCAGCACGGTGGCCACGATGGCGGCGCCGTGACGGGGTGGGTTGCTGTAGTTGGCCCGCACCAGCCGTTTCAGCTGACTGAGCGAAGCGGTGGCCGCATCGGCTTCGGCGGCGACCAATGTCAACGCGCCCACGCGTTCGCTGTAGAGCCCAAAATTCTTCGAGAACGAGCTGCACACCAGGGCTTCGGGGCAGTGCCGCAGCACCGTATGCAGGCCGGCCGCGTCTTGCTGCAGTCCGTTGCCGAAGCCTTGGTAGGCAAAGTCGATGATCGGCAGCAGCTTGCGCTGCTGCAAAATGGCGCCGACCTGGTCCCACTGCTCGGCCGTGGGATCCACGCCCGTGGGGTTATGGCAGCAGGCGTGCAGCAGTACCGCGTCGCCGGCGGCCGGGCCATTGGTCAGGTCGGTGGCCAAGCCTTCGAAATCCAGTCCCGTGCGATCGGCGTTCAGATAGCGATAGGTTTCCGTGGCCACGCCGGCGGACTGGAAGATGGCCGGGTGGTTGGCCCAGGTGGGGTTGGAAATCCAAACCTTGGCACCGGCGAACTGCGAACCCACAAAGTCCGCGGCCACGCGAACGCCGCCGGTTCCCCCGGGGGTTTGCACCACCGCCAACCGCTCGGCGTCGATGGTATCGCCGAACAGCAACCCGGCGACGTGTTGGCGGTATTCGGGCAGTCCGTCGATGCCCAGATAAGATTTGGTCGGTTCGTTGTCCACGATCCGCTGTTCCGCCGCTTTGACGCACCGCAACACGGGCGTCTTCCCTTCAGCGTCTTTGTAGACCCCTACGCTGAGGTTGATTTTGTGCGGATTGGGGTCCTGTTGGAACGCTTCGCTGAGACCCAAAATGGCATCTGGCGGAGCCGTGGAAACCGTTTCAAACATGGGAGAGGGCTTTGTCCGAGTTCCTGGGATTGGGAATCTGATACTGGTTTGGATATTGGGTTGGTACGAATCCAATGATTCTCCGCAAATCTTAATCGCGAACCGAAGCACTGGCGAGGCGGGCCAAAAGGAGTCATCGAATTGAATCCCACGGACTTTATCGTCGTCGGCGCGGGCTCGGCGGGCTGTGTGGTGGCTCGCGGGTTGGCCGAGCGGGGCTTTCACGTGCGATTGCTGGAGGCCGGACCGCCGGCGGCGAACCCGGCCAGCGATCGCCCGGCTTATTATCCGCGTCTGTTCGGCTCCGCCCTCGATTGGGGGTTCCACAGCCAGCGGCAAGTTGCCCTGGCCGGCCGCCGTCTGCCTCAGCCCCGCGGCCGTGGGCCCGGCGGCAGTACTTTGCTGAACGCGATGATCTGGATGCCGCCCACGGCGGCGGATCGCGAGGCTCTGGCAACTGCGGGCGGCGCGGCGTGGCAGCCCGCAGTGTTTGACCAAGCCGTGCAGGCGATCGAAGCCTGGGTGCGTCCCGAAAACCCGCGCTGGCTGGGCGAGGGCAGTCGGCAGTTTTTAACGCTCGCCGACACGGCGTTGGAGGCTTTTCCGCACCGCCGTATGAACCAGCTGGGACGCCGCCGCACGGCCGCCGATGTGTTGGCGGAGTCGCCGGCGGCGAGTCGCGTCTGCCGCCAGGTGGCCCTGGTCGATCGGCTGGAGATCCAAGCCCAGCGAGTCGTCGGCGTACGACTGCACGACGCCGCAGCGGGGACTCAGGGGACTAAATGGCTCACGGCCAAACGCGGCGTGATCCTGGCGGCCGGGACGTTTCAGTCGCCCGCGATCCTGATGCGCAGCGGCATCGGGCCGGCGGCGGAACTGCGGCGATGCGGCATCGAGGTGCGGCGAGATGTGGCGGCCGTGGGCGCTGGCTTGACCGATCATCTGGTGATGCCGGTGGTGTATTCGACGCCTGCCCTGGTGCCCTTTCGGTTGCCCCGTGCGCTCCGCGATGTGGCGCGTTGGCAGACCATGGGCAGCGGGCCGCTGACGTCCAATCTGGCCGAGGTCGGCGGCTTTGCGTCTGTGACGGTCGCTTCCCGCGACACGCCGGCGACCGTGCAGTTCCACGTCACACCGACGGACTATCTGCGCTATCCGGCTGATGGTTCCACCGCCGCGATGACGCTGGCCGTTACCGATTCCCAACCTCGATCGCGCGGTCGCGTGGGGATCGACAGCTCCGATGCCGCCGCGCCGCCGCGGATCGACCCCGGCTACCTAACCGACGACAGCGACCTGGACGTCTTGGTCGCCGGCGTACGGTTGGCGCGCTCGCTGGCCGCTCGGTTGCCGGCGGTAAGTGGCGGCGGTCAAGAAACCCTGCCCGGTCGTCGTCGCGACGAGGACCAAGGAATCGCCAAAGCGGTGCGGCGTTTCGCGCAGACGCTGTATCATCCGGTGGGCACCTGTGCGCTGGGACAAGCGACGCAGAGTGTGGTGGATCCCGAACTGCGGTTGCGGGGCGTGGAGGGCTGTTGGGTCGTGGATGCCTCGGTTCTGCCGATGCTGCCGATCGCCAACCCCAATGCCACGGTGATGGCGCTGGCGTACCATTTCAGCCGTGGCTGGCCGCTGGAAAACGCTTCTTCATAAAAACTTCACGGGCGTGGTGGCGCCTTGATTTGTCAAGCCAAAACGCGACGTTTTCGCGTGCGCGGGGAGATTTCGCCGGGGGGCACAGAAAATTCCGCTGTTGGGTAACGAGCTCTGCCACCTAAACTACCGACGTTTGTCGCCCATCGTTGCCAATGTGGGTGCAGCTGCCGACGTTGGGTGGTGGGAGTTCACGCCGCTGCCCTGAATGGTTTTACGAGTCCTCATTGCCCATGCTTCCGATCCGCCATGACCGATAACACATCGTTGGCATCGAATCGCTTGAAGTTAAGCGACTCGACCAAGAAATTCGTGGCCCGCACGTTGAAGAGCGACCTGATTGAATTGTCCGAAATGAAGCAGGTCGTCGGTTCGCTGCTGGCGCAAAAGTGCGAGATCGATTCCAAGGCTATCGTTAAGACGGCCGTCGGCGCGGGGCATCTAACGCGTTGGCAAGGCAAGCAATTGTTGGCCGGTCATTTCGACGGCTTCTTCTTGGGCAATTATAAATTGCTCAAGCCGCTGGGGGCCGGCGGGATGGGCGTGGTGTACTTGGCTGAACACAACATCATGCAGCGGCGGATGGCTCTGAAAATCCTGCCTGTCGCCGCCATGAAAGACAAGACCCGTGTGGCGCGGTTCCAAGCCGAAGCGCGGGCCGCGGCCCAGTTGGATCATCCCAACATCGTACGGGCCTACGATTTCAGCGAAGCCGGTGGCAAAGCCTTTATCGTGATGGAGTTTGTCGACGGTATGGATCTGCACCATGTGGTGGCCCGCGACGGCGTGATGTCGTTTCGCGCCGCGGTGGAGGTTCTGCTGCAAGCCGCCGATGGTTTGGCGCACGCCCACAGCCGCGGCATCATCCACCGCGACATCAAACCGTCGAACCTGATGCTCCGGCAGGATGGCGTGCTGAAGATCAGCGACATGGGGTTAGCCCGCATCGGCTATCAGTCCGACGGCAACCTCACCTCCGAAGGCGGCGGCGTGATGGGCACCTCGGACTTTCTGTCGCCCGAGCAGGCGCTCGATAGCCACGGCGTCGATGGCCGCGCCGACATCTATGCGTTGGGCTGCACGCTGTACTATTTGTTGACCAAACAACCGCCTTATCCCAGCGAGAACCTGGCATCGCGGATTGCCAAACATCAAACCGCACCGCCGGCCGATATCCGCGATCAGCGACCGGATTGTCCCGCCGCCCTTGCCCAGCTGGCCATGCGGATGATGGCCAAACAGCCTGCCGATCGAGTGCCGACCTGCAACGATCTGATCACCGCCCTGCGGCGACTGGTGACGCAAGGAATCCTGGGCGGCGATGCCGGGCTCAGCACGCTGTTGACCAGTCAGGACACGGCCGTCGAGGACACCAGTTTGCAAGCCACCAGCGTGTCGGTCGGCGATGCAGCCATCTCGCAGGCTGTGGCGGGGACGGTTTCCAGCGGGGCGGTGGCGGCCGCCAATCCGCTGGACCTGTTTGATTTGTCCAGTTTGCCGGAGCCGAATTGCCGCTCGTTCGTGACCTTGGGGCCCGCATCGTCGGCCGATGGCACGACGCCCTATCGCCCGCCTCCGTCGGCTTTTAATTCCTCGGCCCCCAGCGGCGCAGGCAGTCAAAGCGGTCTGCCGACACGCACTGCCAATCAATCCGTGTTGGTGGGCGTGGGCTTGACCTTGGCGGTCATCGCGGCCTTGGTGTCCGGCACGGCCACCATCGTCGGGGCCACGCGTGAAGAGCCCAAGCAGACCCCCAAGATCAAGGTCTCTGAAGACCGGGAAGGCCGTGATGTCATCTTTATTGGCCAATAATACCAACAGCGGAACACGAACCAGCGGAAAGGTACCCTCGATGCCACGCACCGAACCCGTTATGCCTCGGCCGCAGCAGTTGGAAGCCCGCTTGGCACTGTCGTCGGGCAGCCGAGCCGGGATGGTGGTGAATCTTCACGCGGGGTTCTATCTGATCGGCCGCAACGCCGAGTGCCAAGTCCGTCCCAAAAGTCGCTCGGTCAGTCGACGCCATTGCCTGGTGCGGCATCAGGAGGGAAAGCTGCACGTGTTGGATTTGGGCAGTACCAGCGGGACGCGTCTGAACGGCGAACGGATGCAGCCGCGATTGTGGTACCCGCTGGCCGATGGCGACGAATTGCGATGCGGCAAAATCGCTTTCGCCGTAGCAGCCAAAGCGGTGGACGCACCCGCCGACGGCGCGGTCGCCGCCGCAGACGTCCCCGCGCGCGGGGACTCTCAGGCCGCCTGGCAAGCCGAGGACATTGCCGACTGGATGACCGACTTTGACGAACTGGAGCAGGCCGAACGGATTCAATCGATTCGGACGCAAACAGTCACCGAGCAGAGCGAGCGGGACGCCGAGTCGGCCAACGACACCGACGCGGCGCCCGATCACGATGTGGCGGGTTCGTCAGCCCACGGCGGGGCGGCCGGCGAGCGAACTCGCAAACGCGCCCCGGCACCTGCCAAGAGCCGGTCCCCGTCGACGGGCCGTTGGCGAATGCCCGTCTGGAGCGGCAACTGGAGTCTGGCGGGCGAGGGCGAGCGATGGAAGACGGTGTTGGCCAGCGTGCTGCTGGTCGCGGCCGTGGTCTGGCTGCTGGTGTCGCTGTTTTATTTGGGCGACGACAATATCTATCAGCAGGTCAAAACCTTGGAGACCTAGGGCTCCCACGGCACCGCGTGTCTCTCGTAGAATGAATGGTTCGCCTCACCTGCCGCCTCTGCAGGAGAGCGTAGACCTGCCCTATTTTTGTTGAGAGAAAAACATGAGCACTGTCGCATCCAAACCCCTGCTTCCCGAAGTGGCCGCTTTTCTGCAACGCGGCACCCTGGGCAGCTTTTTCGGGGGCCAAGAAGTGTTTTCGCAGCAGGGCAATACGATTGCCACCCTGGACCCCGGCTCGGGCGAAACCCTGGCCGAAGTCGCCGAGTTAAATTCGGACGAAGTGAATCGCGCCGTGGACGTGGCCGATGAAGCCTTCCGCAAATCCGGCTGGGCCACGATGCCGGTCAACGAACGCGCCGCGCTGCTGCACCGGTTGGCCGACGCGGTCGAAAAAAATAAAGAGGTCATCGGGCAATTGGAGGCGTTGGACGCCGGCAAGGTGGAGGCCCAGGCCCAAGGCGACGTGCAGAACTTCGTCGACACGCTGCGATACTTTACCGATATGGCACAGCACATGAGCCCGCGGACCACGCTGGCCGTGCGCGGGCACGAAGCCTGGACGGTACGTAAACCGTGGGGCGCCTGCGCGTTTATCTTTCCCTGGAACTTCCCCTTCCTGCTGATCGGCTGGGGCATCACTCCGGCGCTGGCCGCGGGCAACACGGTGGTCATCAAGCCCGCCGAAGACACGCCCCTGTCGGCGATCTTCTTGGCGCAGCTGGCCAAGGAAGTGGGCATTCCCGATGGCGTGATCAACGTGGTCACCGGCCGCGGTGAAGTCACCGGTGCGGCCTTTACGGCCAATCCTAAAATCAAACGCATGTCCTTCACCGGTTCGCCCGAAGTTGGTCGCCTAGTCGCGCAGGCTTGCGGACAAAACTTGGTGCCCGTCAAGCTGGAACTGGGCGGCAAGGGCGCGGCCGTGGTGTTCGACGATGTCGACGTGCCCGAGACCGCCGCCAAACTGGCCGCCGCCATTACCTTCCATTCCGGGCAGGTGTGCTGCGATGCCACGCGTTGGCTGGTGCACAAGAACATCTACGACGAATTCGTCAATCAATGCGTCGATCGCTTGAAACAGGTGCAGGTGGGCTACCAGTTGGATGGGGCCACGCAAATGGGGCCGGTGGTCAATGCCAAGCAGCGCGAGCGTGTGCTGGGCTATTTGCAACGCGGACAAGAAGAAGGCGCGGAGTGTGTGTTGGCCGGCGGCCCGGCAGAGGTCGAAGGCTATCAAGGGCACTACGTCAAACCCGCGCTGCTGGCCGGTTCGCTGGACAACGTGGCGGCCCGCGAAGAAATCTTTGGCCCGGTCGCCTATCTGGCACCTTTCGACGATGAATCCCAGGCCATCGAGATGGCCAATCAGACCGATTATGGATTAGCCAACAGCGTCTGGACCGCCGACCTTGGCCGAGCCGCGCGGGTGGCGGAGTCGATGGTGGCGGGCAACAGCTGGATCAACGCGCACAACGTATTTGCTCATGGCGTGCCCTATGGCGGCGTCAACAAAAGCGGCATGGGCGGCGGCGTGTTGTCGGTTGAAACCCTGCTGGATTACTACCGCAGCACGTCGGTTGTGCGGCCGTTGGGTTAGTCGTTTCGCATCCGCAATCATCGTAGCTACCGTCGCCAGACGGTGGGAAGCAGCGCCAACCCACGCTCTGGCGAGCGTAGCTACGGAAGACACACCGGGAACCAAACATCATGACGCAGGCTCGAAATCTGGTTCATCCGCGTGACGAAATCATGCGGACGATGGATCGTATCTACCGTTACCGGATGACCACGACGTCGGGCGGCAATTTGTCGATCCGCGACGAAGCGGGCAATATTTGGATCTCGCCGGCCCGAGTCGACAAGGGGAATTTGACCCGCGCCGATATCGTCTGTGTACGGGCCGATGGTAGCAGCGAAGGCTTGCATCCGCCCTCTTCGGAGTTTCCCTTTCACAAGGCCATCTATCAGGCGCGGCCGGATATTCGGGCCATCGTGCATGCCCATCCGGCGGCTTTGGTGGCCTTTAGTATCTGCCGGCAAACGCCCAACACGCGGTTGTTCCATCAAGCCCATTCGGTGTGCGGGCAAATCGGTTTTGCGCCCTATGCTTGCCCCGGCAGCGAACAATTGGGCAGCCACATCGCCGACACCTTTCGCGAGGGCTGCGACAGTGTGATTTTGGAGAATCATGGCGTGGTGGTTGGCGGCGACAGCTTGGCGCACGCCTTCCAACGCTTCGAGGCCTTTGAGTTCGCCGGCAAAACGTTGATCAATGCCTTGCAGTTGGGGCCGGTGCGTTATCTGGACGACGAGCAACTGCGACAGGCGGCCGAGCGAAGCGTGGATTTTGAATCGTTTACGCCCGATACGGCGTCGGCCGAAGAACGTGAATTGCGGCGACAGTTGCGAGACTTTGTGCGTCGCGGTTGTCGCCAGCGGTTGTTGATCAGTACCGAAGGCAGTTTCTCGGCGCGGCTGGATGAAGATTCGTTTTTGATCACGCCCACGCAGCGGGATCGCGAACAATTGGAAGTCGAGGACTTTGTGTTGGTCAGCGGCCAGCGCCGCGAGGCTCACAAGCTGGCCAGTCGCGCCGCCAAGGCGCATCAGGCGATCTACCGCCAACATCCCGGCGTGCAAGCCATCGTGTTTGCGCATCCGGTCAACGCCACGGCCTTCAGTGTTACCGATTCCACCTTCGATGTGCGGACGATCCCGGAAAGTTATGTGTTTTTGCGGGACGTGCAACGCGTTGCCTACGGGACACAATTCCGCGACGACGGACAAATCGCCAATTACGTTTCCGAATCGTCGCCGGGAGCGATGCTGGAGAACGACGGCGTGATCGTGACCGGCAAAAGTGTGTTGGACGCCTTCGATCGCTTGGAGGTGTTGGAGTCGACCGCGGAAGCGATCATCAACGCTCGCACCATCGGAGACATTTCGGCGATGTCCGATGCGGTGATCGACGAACTGTGCACGGCCTTCAACTTGAAGGACTAGCGCGGCTGCGGCTACGGGCGTCCCAGCACGATCGGAATGCGAGTCTGGTGGGAGTGGTAGTTCATCACGACGCGGCGACCACCGGCCGCGATTTGCAAATGAATCGGATCGCCGGGCACTTCGGCCGGGACAAACAGCGTGCCCAGGGCTTGCCGCGTGGGGATGTGCCAGGCGGTCAGGCGGCCATCGTTATGTAGCGCCAGCAAGACGCGGTCATCGGGCAAGAACTGCAGCGCGCGCGGTTGGGAGTCCACCGATTGTTCCAGCAACCGTGCGCCGGTTTTGCGGTTGCGAACGCGGATGCCATGATGAGCCGCTTCGGCCAACAGGATGCCGTCGTGGCTGACGCAGTAGGCCGAGTCACTGGGGTCCGGGTATTTGGCCAGCACCTCGCCGGAGGCCACGTCGATTTCCATCAGGCACTCGTGTTCGGCTTCGTCGACGATGATGGTTTGCCCCTGGTCGGTCAGGGTGGGAGGATTAATTTGGGGCACTTTGATCGAACGCAGCAAGGTATGGGTCGCCCAGCGGTCGTCTGAATGCCAGACACACAACTGTTCCTGGTTGTACGCGATCAGCCTGCGGCCATCGGAGGAAAACACGGTGCCATGGCATGGTTTAAAAGGCGTTTTGATACGTCCCAGTACTCTGCCGGTGCGGCATTCGGCGATCGAGATGTGCGTATTCTCATGAGCCAGCGCCACCATGCCGTTGGTGATGTCTCGGGATACCGTGCCGTAGGGAAAACACTTGCCGCCATTAAATTGTTTCGCCCAGGGAATGTCGCGAAGGTGGTCGAAGAAGAAGAACATCGGCTGCGTATGGTCAGGGCACAGCAATGTCAGGTGCAGGTGGCCTGGGGGAGTGATCGTGTGCCAGGGTTGCACTTCGTCCAGACGCCAGTGGTGCAAATCGCCGTCGCTGGCGGCCGATAGCAGTTCGTTCTCGGGCAGCCATACGATGGGTTGTCGGTGGTCGAGGGCTTTACGGTGAGCGCGGAATTGATGGTGCAGTTTTCCGGTGATCTGGTCGTCGTACCGGCAGTCAAGTTCTAGTACTTGAACGCGACCGTCGGTGTAGCTGGCGGCCAGCCACTTGCCGTCCGGTGAAGCGGCCAGCGAGCGGGCGTACTCCGCTGCCACCATCTGTCCGCCACGTTCGCCGGTTTGCGGGTCCCAGGCGAACAGCAGATCCGAAAACCGCTCGCCACCGACCAACCAACGCTGGTCGGGGCCGGCAAAGCAGATCGCCCGCACATTGACCAGCGGCGAGGTGTCGATGGACCGGGCTTGCCGGTTGGTGTCCATATCCCATACCTCGATGCCTTGCCGGGTGGGCACGAACAGCTCGCGGCTGTCGGCCGAAAACAGCAGCGATTCGTGGCGGTGATCATTGTCGATTTTCAATCGCAGGCTGCCGTCGCTGTTGTAAACCCACACGCCGCTGTAGCGGGCGCCGGCGGCCAGATAGTTTCCGTCCGGGGACCATCGCAAGCTTTCCACACCCGAGGAATGCTGTTCGATCGTCCGCAGCAGTTCCCCGCTGTGCAGATCCCAAAACATCAGCTTGCCATGTTGGCTGCCGGTAACGGCTTGTTTGCCATCGGGCGAAATCGCAACCGAGTCGGCTTGCTCGCCGTGCGAACCCAGGCGTTGGGGTTCTGGGGTGGTCGACGCCAGGTTCCACTGCGTGACGTCGCCAGCGGCGTCGACGGTGACCGCGATTTGCCCGTCTTCGGTGGCCGCCAAGCCATGGATCGGTTGGATGTGACGGAGGCTCCGCAGGGGCGCGGGGTAGGCGGCCGAACGCAGCAGGGTGACCAACGAGGCGGGCGGCAGGTCGGTGGGGCTGCCATCGCGGGGGTGCCTGCTCAGCGTCCTGCGGGGCCACTGTTCGATTTCATCTCGCAAACCGGAAAGGTTGCGTTGGCTGAGCAGGGCTACGGCCGTTTTCAGCCGTACCGCTTCGAGCAGGTCGCTGGCCATTTGAGCCCGCCATTCACTCTCCTGGCGGGCTCGTTGGACTTGCACCACTTGCCAGGTCGTCATCACGCCCACAGCTAGCAGGCAGACGGCCAGCAAGGTGGCAATCCCGGCGCCGACACGGTGGCGTCGAATGTATTTCTTGCAGCGATACAGTTTGGAGGGAGGGCAAGCGTGCACCGCTTCGTGGTTCAGGTAGCGTCGCAGGTCCGCCGCCAGGTCACTGGCCGATTGGTACCTGCGCTCGCGATCCTTCTCCAGGGCTTTGAGCACGATCCAGTCCAACTCGCCGCTTAGCTGGCTGGGTTGACGGCGAGCTTGGGCGGGATGGGTTTCAGACACCGTGGGGGCCGTGCCGGCTTGCGTG from Roseimaritima ulvae includes these protein-coding regions:
- a CDS encoding amino acid aminotransferase, giving the protein MFETVSTAPPDAILGLSEAFQQDPNPHKINLSVGVYKDAEGKTPVLRCVKAAEQRIVDNEPTKSYLGIDGLPEYRQHVAGLLFGDTIDAERLAVVQTPGGTGGVRVAADFVGSQFAGAKVWISNPTWANHPAIFQSAGVATETYRYLNADRTGLDFEGLATDLTNGPAAGDAVLLHACCHNPTGVDPTAEQWDQVGAILQQRKLLPIIDFAYQGFGNGLQQDAAGLHTVLRHCPEALVCSSFSKNFGLYSERVGALTLVAAEADAATASLSQLKRLVRANYSNPPRHGAAIVATVLGDAELTSQWHDELAQMRQRIATMRQQFVERMRATGVDRDFQFLLNQNGMFSFSGLNPMQVDELRSQHSVYIVGSGRINVAGMTEDNLPRLCDAIAAVL
- a CDS encoding GMC family oxidoreductase encodes the protein MNPTDFIVVGAGSAGCVVARGLAERGFHVRLLEAGPPAANPASDRPAYYPRLFGSALDWGFHSQRQVALAGRRLPQPRGRGPGGSTLLNAMIWMPPTAADREALATAGGAAWQPAVFDQAVQAIEAWVRPENPRWLGEGSRQFLTLADTALEAFPHRRMNQLGRRRTAADVLAESPAASRVCRQVALVDRLEIQAQRVVGVRLHDAAAGTQGTKWLTAKRGVILAAGTFQSPAILMRSGIGPAAELRRCGIEVRRDVAAVGAGLTDHLVMPVVYSTPALVPFRLPRALRDVARWQTMGSGPLTSNLAEVGGFASVTVASRDTPATVQFHVTPTDYLRYPADGSTAAMTLAVTDSQPRSRGRVGIDSSDAAAPPRIDPGYLTDDSDLDVLVAGVRLARSLAARLPAVSGGGQETLPGRRRDEDQGIAKAVRRFAQTLYHPVGTCALGQATQSVVDPELRLRGVEGCWVVDASVLPMLPIANPNATVMALAYHFSRGWPLENASS
- a CDS encoding serine/threonine-protein kinase — protein: MTDNTSLASNRLKLSDSTKKFVARTLKSDLIELSEMKQVVGSLLAQKCEIDSKAIVKTAVGAGHLTRWQGKQLLAGHFDGFFLGNYKLLKPLGAGGMGVVYLAEHNIMQRRMALKILPVAAMKDKTRVARFQAEARAAAQLDHPNIVRAYDFSEAGGKAFIVMEFVDGMDLHHVVARDGVMSFRAAVEVLLQAADGLAHAHSRGIIHRDIKPSNLMLRQDGVLKISDMGLARIGYQSDGNLTSEGGGVMGTSDFLSPEQALDSHGVDGRADIYALGCTLYYLLTKQPPYPSENLASRIAKHQTAPPADIRDQRPDCPAALAQLAMRMMAKQPADRVPTCNDLITALRRLVTQGILGGDAGLSTLLTSQDTAVEDTSLQATSVSVGDAAISQAVAGTVSSGAVAAANPLDLFDLSSLPEPNCRSFVTLGPASSADGTTPYRPPPSAFNSSAPSGAGSQSGLPTRTANQSVLVGVGLTLAVIAALVSGTATIVGATREEPKQTPKIKVSEDREGRDVIFIGQ
- a CDS encoding FHA domain-containing protein — its product is MPRTEPVMPRPQQLEARLALSSGSRAGMVVNLHAGFYLIGRNAECQVRPKSRSVSRRHCLVRHQEGKLHVLDLGSTSGTRLNGERMQPRLWYPLADGDELRCGKIAFAVAAKAVDAPADGAVAAADVPARGDSQAAWQAEDIADWMTDFDELEQAERIQSIRTQTVTEQSERDAESANDTDAAPDHDVAGSSAHGGAAGERTRKRAPAPAKSRSPSTGRWRMPVWSGNWSLAGEGERWKTVLASVLLVAAVVWLLVSLFYLGDDNIYQQVKTLET
- a CDS encoding aldehyde dehydrogenase family protein — translated: MSTVASKPLLPEVAAFLQRGTLGSFFGGQEVFSQQGNTIATLDPGSGETLAEVAELNSDEVNRAVDVADEAFRKSGWATMPVNERAALLHRLADAVEKNKEVIGQLEALDAGKVEAQAQGDVQNFVDTLRYFTDMAQHMSPRTTLAVRGHEAWTVRKPWGACAFIFPWNFPFLLIGWGITPALAAGNTVVIKPAEDTPLSAIFLAQLAKEVGIPDGVINVVTGRGEVTGAAFTANPKIKRMSFTGSPEVGRLVAQACGQNLVPVKLELGGKGAAVVFDDVDVPETAAKLAAAITFHSGQVCCDATRWLVHKNIYDEFVNQCVDRLKQVQVGYQLDGATQMGPVVNAKQRERVLGYLQRGQEEGAECVLAGGPAEVEGYQGHYVKPALLAGSLDNVAAREEIFGPVAYLAPFDDESQAIEMANQTDYGLANSVWTADLGRAARVAESMVAGNSWINAHNVFAHGVPYGGVNKSGMGGGVLSVETLLDYYRSTSVVRPLG
- a CDS encoding class II aldolase/adducin family protein; the protein is MTQARNLVHPRDEIMRTMDRIYRYRMTTTSGGNLSIRDEAGNIWISPARVDKGNLTRADIVCVRADGSSEGLHPPSSEFPFHKAIYQARPDIRAIVHAHPAALVAFSICRQTPNTRLFHQAHSVCGQIGFAPYACPGSEQLGSHIADTFREGCDSVILENHGVVVGGDSLAHAFQRFEAFEFAGKTLINALQLGPVRYLDDEQLRQAAERSVDFESFTPDTASAEERELRRQLRDFVRRGCRQRLLISTEGSFSARLDEDSFLITPTQRDREQLEVEDFVLVSGQRREAHKLASRAAKAHQAIYRQHPGVQAIVFAHPVNATAFSVTDSTFDVRTIPESYVFLRDVQRVAYGTQFRDDGQIANYVSESSPGAMLENDGVIVTGKSVLDAFDRLEVLESTAEAIINARTIGDISAMSDAVIDELCTAFNLKD
- a CDS encoding serine/threonine-protein kinase, whose protein sequence is MLDDLPPPQPIGIESLAGAVVGDYTIGEPIGEGGMGVVYAAQQTQPVRRQVALKIIRAGLANQEMLARFQAERQALAMMDHPHIAKVLEVGTTPSGQPYLVMELLQGQKITDYADTHQLNTVERLRIFKLVCHAVQHAHRKGIIHRDLKPSNILVEQIDGTAVPKVIDFGLAKAVDVALTDATLVGDTSRTLGTPRYMSPEQAEPGSLDIDTRSDVYSLGVVLYELLTGSLPFERSALRSAGPDELRRLIREAEPRKPSAVTPVTTQAGTAPTVSETHPAQARRQPSQLSGELDWIVLKALEKDRERRYQSASDLAADLRRYLNHEAVHACPPSKLYRCKKYIRRHRVGAGIATLLAVCLLAVGVMTTWQVVQVQRARQESEWRAQMASDLLEAVRLKTAVALLSQRNLSGLRDEIEQWPRRTLSRHPRDGSPTDLPPASLVTLLRSAAYPAPLRSLRHIQPIHGLAATEDGQIAVTVDAAGDVTQWNLASTTPEPQRLGSHGEQADSVAISPDGKQAVTGSQHGKLMFWDLHSGELLRTIEQHSSGVESLRWSPDGNYLAAGARYSGVWVYNSDGSLRLKIDNDHRHESLLFSADSRELFVPTRQGIEVWDMDTNRQARSIDTSPLVNVRAICFAGPDQRWLVGGERFSDLLFAWDPQTGERGGQMVAAEYARSLAASPDGKWLAASYTDGRVQVLELDCRYDDQITGKLHHQFRAHRKALDHRQPIVWLPENELLSAASDGDLHHWRLDEVQPWHTITPPGHLHLTLLCPDHTQPMFFFFDHLRDIPWAKQFNGGKCFPYGTVSRDITNGMVALAHENTHISIAECRTGRVLGRIKTPFKPCHGTVFSSDGRRLIAYNQEQLCVWHSDDRWATHTLLRSIKVPQINPPTLTDQGQTIIVDEAEHECLMEIDVASGEVLAKYPDPSDSAYCVSHDGILLAEAAHHGIRVRNRKTGARLLEQSVDSQPRALQFLPDDRVLLALHNDGRLTAWHIPTRQALGTLFVPAEVPGDPIHLQIAAGGRRVVMNYHSHQTRIPIVLGRP